In a single window of the Nilaparvata lugens isolate BPH chromosome 1, ASM1435652v1, whole genome shotgun sequence genome:
- the LOC111063374 gene encoding cilia- and flagella-associated protein 69 codes for MVEYKNEDIMCPSELILMLRNNLNESLARTLIERNIRLFKDFIKLSENKVMVQDIRNVAQVVDNLFGCLEENELYLAPLHCLLIMLSNPPHMNKVSDAIQSVYLLKDYLNILGGLLLKLVAEKTFQKMILSIIHNLFSKDARKESSVIDITWCVEALELSSLPLEIANVLKLDFHHNRHEFLIVIDVISDLSRHCCLKMINSGMINILLSSLAKTDTNIEVSHISDNQCLNVNLNLIWRLVEICKTEECSKHIEAISSTALKDFIMVLTRIDREENNLKSSKIYRNNIFSLLLELIHTFPDLDLSIVKNYFIELVRNRRKEIPLSELEEENVESTPIYKKLDVHYEKIFLSILKYLVTSSSNTQDHPFLTEVMELLLGYLTCWSNPKDQIVWSSVQASQLLMAFKILPSISAMLMDYFISKNGPNRLMQIIELFRHEMIGITVLFEATLCLLKIFKMNEKSTGLPTLMKQIDIHIMIKLTKRCLEMEVMSTYFQDLLTNLLCIINSLTCQDNLEPCIRDSLFTIAFDSIQRILFLKKVDSVLSNKLNVAVSEVLWKCVIQFPESWERFIQANGIYIILDLVMILPHILKIKYLTILADLCEDPVSVPYLITWRTKSKMDGVPIGSGILTVLCNLWRQEEKLIGVKRDKYGCIEDWQEPLMGEVQRNLQKEMRFEAFSGMFSMFADMRIKIYIIIYYLTIRYKDITTIAENHFRLNYLPLNSYDKITMKLAENYFKLSVGGIWKDLAQDNVTHRPSNEMSPVYRNIIQSLAEKHDKFTQNLISAQKEIIEQQENEAIEKEEDLQCVDNSCKLAHTLKALAELCLNARIESRELLLQEKTKQKKQIEDCRKQEGKEDVIDTYPKNLLITTMTAGRKSMYQCILNGEYRSPKFKSHTENGIQIIKNYFPVPSHSDTCFEKDFIDSNKDYSDGKQDQKLDKKLKPTGDTSRLNPKHYKCFI; via the exons ATGGTTGAATACAAAAATGAAGATATAATGTGCCCATCCGAATTAATTTTGATGCTGCGCAACAATTTGAACGAATCTCTAGCTAGAACACTGATAGAAAGAAATATTCGACTATTCAAAGACTTCATCAAACTCTCTGAAAACAAAGTT ATGGTTCAGGATATTCGTAATGTGGCCCAAGTAGTGGATAATTTATTTGGTTGTTTGGaagaaaatgaattatatttagCTCCTCTTCATTGCCTGTTAATTATGTTATCCAATCCTCCACACATGAACAAAGTCTCTGATGCTATCCAGtctgtttatttattgaagGACTATTTAAACATTCTTG GTGGATTGTTATTGAAGTTGGTGGCTGAGAAGACGTTCCAGAAGATGATTCtttcaataattcacaatttgtTCTCCAAGGATGCAAGGAAAGAGAGCTCTGTCATTGACATTACGTGGTGTGTCGAAGCTCTTGAATTGAGTTCCCTACCTCTAGAGATTGCAAATGTCTTGAAATTGGATTTCCATCACAACCGTCATGAATTTTTAATCGTTATCGATGTTATTTCCGATCTTTCAAGACATTGTT GTTTGAAAATGATCAACTCTGGCATGATAAATATTCTACTTTCAAGTCTTGCCAAAACAGATACGAATATTGAGGTTTCTCATATCAGCGATAATCAATGTTTGAATGTCAATTTGAACCTTATTTGGCGCTTAGTGGAAATATGTAAAACTGAAGAATGCAGCAAACACATTGAAGCTATTTCATCTACTGCTTTAAA agatTTCATTATGGTTTTGACAAGAATTGATCGAGAGGAGAATAATTTGAAGTCTTCAAAAATTTACCGAAACAACATATTTTCACTACTCTTAGAACTGATTCATACTTTTCCAGATCTGGATCTCTCTATCGTGAAAAACT ATTTCATTGAACTTGTACGTAATCGGAGAAAAGAGATCCCACTAAGCGAATTAGAAGAGGAAAATGTTGAATCCACTCCCATATACAAGAAGCTTGATGTACATTATGAGAAAATATTCTTGTCAATTTTAAAATACTTGGTCACGAGTTCATCAAATACTCAA GACCATCCATTTTTAACGGAAGTTATGGAATTGCTGCTTGGATATTTGACTTGTTGGTCAAACCCCAAGGATCAAATAGTATGGTCTTCTGTACAAGCCTCGCAGTTGCTCATGGCTTTCAAAATCTTGCCATCTATCTCAGCGATGTTAATGGACTACTTCATCTCGAAAAACGGTCCCAATAG ACTTATGCagataatagaattattcagaCATGAGATGATCGGTATTACTGTCTTATTTGAAGCTACACTgtgtttattgaaaatattcaagatgAACGAAAAGAGCACTGGCCTTCCTACTTTAATGAAGCAGATcgatattcatattatgataa aattgaCAAAAAGATGTTTGGAAATGGAAGTAATGTCTACATATTTCCAAGATCTATTAACCAATTTGCTGTGCATAATAAATAGTCTCACTTGCCAGGATAACTTGGAACCTTGTATTAGGGATTCCTTGTTCACGATTGCATTTGATTCTATTCAGCGTATTCTGTTCCTCAAAAAAGTTGACTCAGTCTTGAGTAACAA ATTGAATGTGGCAGTAAGTGAGGTTTTATGGAAATGTGTCATCCAATTCCCAGAAAGTTGGGAAAGGTTTATCCAAGCAAATGGCATATATATAATTTTGGATTTAGTTATG ATTTTGCCTCACATTTTGAAGATAAAATACCTTACAATATTGGCTGACTTATGTGAAGATCCAGTTAGTGTTCCTTATCTTATCACATGGAGGACAAAAAGTAAAATGGATGGAGTACCTATCGGCTCTGGAATACTGACAGTGCTTTGTAATCTTTGGAGACAAGAGGAAAAATTAATTGGAgtgaaaagagataaatatgGATGTATTGAAG actGGCAAGAACCTTTAATGGGAGAAGTTCAAAGAAACCTTCAAAAAGAAATGAGATTTGAAGCATTTTCTGGCATGTTCTCAATGTTTGCAGATATGAGAATCAAAATCTATATAATCATTTATTACTTGACTATTCGGTATAAAGATATAACAACTATTGCTGAAAATCACTTCAGATTAAATTATTTACCTCTGAATTCTTATGATAAG ATAACAATGAAGTTGGCTGAAAATTACTTCAAACTGAGTGTTGGGGGAATTTGGAAAGATCTGGCTCAAGATAATGTCACTCATAGACCATCCAATGAGATGTCACCAGTTTACAGAAATATCATTCAAAGTCTAGCAGAGAAACATGACAAATTTACACAGAATTTAATAAGTGCCcagaaagaaattattgaacaaCAAGAAAACGAG GCAATTGAAAAAGAAGAGGATTTGCAATGTGTAGATAATAGTTGCAAATTAGCGCACACCCTGAAAGCGTTGGCTGAGTTATGCTTGAATGCTAGGATTGAAAGCAGGGAGCTCCTCCTgcaagaaaaaactaaacagaAAAAACAGATTGAGGATTGCAGGAAGCAGGAAGGAAAAGAGGATGTGATAGATACTTACCCAAAGAATCTCCTAATCACCACT ATGACTGCTGGTCGAAAAAGTATGTATCAATGCATACTAAACGGGGAATACAGGTCACCAAAGTTTAAATCACATACTGAGAACGGAATACAAATCATTAAAAACTATTTTCCAGTGCCATCGCATTCAGATACTTGCTTTGAGAAGGACTTCATCGATTCTAATAAAGATTATTCAGATGGGAAGCAAGACCAAAAACTTGACAAGAAATTGAAACCCACTGGCGATACAAGTAGATTGAATCCGAAGCATTATAAATGCTTCAtctaa